The window GGACGCAACTTGTCATCTTCCAGGCGCGGCGCCACTTCTTCAGCTGCTTCTCCCGCACGAATGCGGTCTCTGCGCAGCCGTGCGCTTCGTAGTAGACCAGCTTGTCAACGCCGTACTTGGCCGACAAACCCTCCACTACCTTGCTCTTATGCTGCCACACCCCCGCGTTGCCAGCTGTGAGGTCACCCCAATGTACAGCGTGCCGTTCCGTTTGCTGGCCAGGATGTAACGCAGAACTGCTTGTCCACAGCGCCAAACGCCGAACTGGATTCCCGCTTTCGCGGGAATGACGGCCATAACACCGAACCACGTTACCCACAAATTTGTCGCGCACCCTCAAGCAACCGGCAGGGCAAAGGGCTACAGGTCCGCTGATCGCGAGCCCGGCGGCTATTGGCCCCCAAATCGCGCGCGGCGACCAAGCCGTAGGATCGGCGCACCGCTCAAGTTCTCGATTGATTTGGCGGAGAGGGAAGGGAGTCGAACCCTCCGTCCCGGCAAGCCGGGACCACGCGGTTTTGAAGACCGGGGAGGCCACCGGGCCTCATCCCTCTCCGAGCCGATGGCCGCTCTGCGACCCAACCCCTGAAACGATCACTGCATCTCAACGGAAGCGCTCGTGGCTGCGGAGACTCTCCAGCAGCAGCTCGGGTGTGGGCGCACGCTGCAGCGTGTACCGTGTGGCGTCGGATTGCAGCAACAGCGATAGCAATGACAGAAAGTTGAGATGTTCGCCGCTGAGGGCGGGCGACGACAGGACGAGCACCATGATGTTGACCGGCACATCGGCAATCGCGTAGTAGACCGCCGACGACGAGACCGCGACGGCGGCGATGATGCCGGCGACACCTTCGAGCCGTGCGTGCGGAATGCTCACGCCGATCTCCACCAGCGCGGTGCTGCCCATGCTCTCGCGATCAAGCACCGCCCGCAGCGCCGGCCCGCCCAGCTCTACCGGCAACTGCTCCGCCAACACTAGCTCCTCAATCAGACCCTCGACCGCATCTTCGAAGGTGGAGAAGGGCGCTCGCACAATCACCGGCGCTAGCTCCCAGCCGTTGTTGAGTCGCGCAGCCACGGCCAGTGTTCCTACTACCCCGCTCAACAAATGGGAAGGTACCCGGTTGCAGGAGGGCGGGAGCGGCGCTGCACCAACGATCTCGGGCTCGGTCTTACCGATTGGGCGGTTTCACCACGCCGGCCGGCGCGGTGAGCCGTGCCGCTAGCGGCCGGCGTTGCGACACCCGGCGGGCTTGCGCTACTGTCCGCCGCGTTTGTGGGAGGCAGAATGACAGAGCCGACAAGCCGGGCGGCGGCGCCGGTGCACTTGATGATCGTGCCGCATACACACTGGGATCGTGAGTGGTACCAGCCTTTTCAGGAATTTCGCCGCCGGCTAGTGCGGCTGACCGATCGCTTGCTCGATCTGCTCGAACACGACCCCTCCTTCGTCCACTTCCATTTCGACGGCCAGACCATCGTGCTCGAAGATTATCTCGAAATCCGTCCCGAGCAGCGCGCGCGGCTGCGCCGCTTGATTCGTGCCGGGCGGATCGCAATCGGCCCGTGGTATGTGCTGCCCGACGAGTTTCTGGTCAGCGGTGAGTCGCTCATTCGCAACCTGCTTATAGGCCATCGCGTGGCCGCACAGTTTGGGGCGCCGCTCAAGATCGGCTACCTGCCGGATCAGTTCGGGCATATCGCGCAGATGCCGCAGATTCTGGCCGGCTTCGGCATCACCAGCGCGGTGGTGTGGCGGGGCGTGGGCGCCGAGGTGGACCGCAGCGAGTTCCTCTGGGAGGCTCCCGACGGTACCCGCGCCTGGACCGTGTATCTGCCGCAGGCGGGCTACTCGAACGGCCGCAGCCTGCCGCTGGAGCCGGCGCGGTTGCAAGAGCGGCTGCTCGACCTGCTGGCAGAACACGCGCCCTTTCGCCGCACGGATGTGCTGCTGCTGATGAACGGTACCGACCATCAGGAAGCCCAAGCCGGGCTGCCGGCCGTGCTCACTACGACGCTGCGCGGCCGAGAGGCCGTGACGGCGGAAATCGCGCCGCTAGCGGCCTACGTGGAGCGCGCCCGGGCCGCCGCGGCCGAGACCGATCTGCCCGTGCATCGCGGCGAGCTGCGCAGCTCGTTGCGGGCACACCTGTTGCCCGGCGTCACCTCGGTGCGGGTGCGGCAGAAGCAACGTGACTTCGCCAACACCAGCTGCCTCGAACGTTACGCCGAGCCACTGGCAGTGTGGGAAGACTGGCTGGCGGGCGAGCATCGCCTCGCCGCCTTCACCGAGTGGGCGTGGAAGCTGGCGCTGCAGAACCATCCGCACGACAGCATTTGCGGCTGCTCCATCGATCAGGTGCACCAGGACATGGAGTACCGCTTCGATCAGGTCGAGTCGGTTGGCCGGCAGATCATGCACCAAGCACTTGCGGCGTTGGCCGCGCGCCTCGACACCGCCGCCGCCGCCTCGGACACCGTGCTCGCGGTTTACAACCCCAACCACGCCACGCGCACGCTGGTGGCGGCCGAGATCTACCACGACGCCGCGCAGCATCTGACTTTGCGCGATGCGGCCGGCGAGCTGGTGCCGCTGCACGTGCGCGCCGGTGCGAGCGAAACCCTGCTCGAAACCGAATTGCCGGCGGCCGAGGTACGCCCGCACGTGCTGACGATTCAGGGCCGCGAGTTTCTCGGCCTCTTCATCAACGACATCAGGCTGCGCCGCAACGGCGCGCGGCTCGAGGCGCACCTGACGGTTGACCGCATCATCCGCGGCCGGTTCGAGGTGGCGGCCGCCCGCGCTCAGTGGTTGGCGGAGCTCGACGATCCCGGGCTGCGCACCGTGCGCATCTGTGCCCGCACCGGCGTCGCCGCGCAGCTGCGATTTGTCGCCCCGCTCGCCGGCCATGGGCTGACCGGTTTCGCACTGACCTCCGAGCCAGTCGCGCTCGCGTCCCCCTTCACCGCCGGTGATCAGACGCTGGAGAACCGCTTCTACAGAGTCAGCGTCAACCCTGACGGTTCGCTGCGGATTTACGACAAGGAATGCGGCTTCGAGCTGCCGCGGGCGCACTGGTTGGTTGACGAAGGCGATCGCGGCGACGAGTACAACTTCGATGCGCTGCTCGATCCCCAGGCGGTCGACGGCCCGACTGAGGCACCGGTGGTGAGCGTCGAAGCCGGCGGGCCGGTGCTGGCGACCATGCGGATCGCGCTAACCTACGCGATCCCGCGCCGGCTTGAGGGCGATCGTGAGACCCGCAGCAGCGAGCGCCTAGCCATACCGATTGTGACCACGGTCACGCTCTATGCCGAGCTCAAGCGCATCGACTTCGAGACCGAGGTCGACAACCATGCCGCGGATCACCGGCTGCGCGTGTTGTTCCAGACGCCAGTGGCCGCAGCCGCGATCCACTGCGAGCAGGCGTTCGCCGTTGTCCGGCGGCCGCTAGCGCTGGAGGCGGCCGGGCCCTGCGAGCAGCCGATCGGCACGGTGCCGCAGAAAACGTTCAGTTGCCTCGAGGGCAACGGCTTGGGGGTGGCACTGTTCAACCGCGGCATTGCTGAAATCGAGGCCCGTCCGCTGGCCGCCGGCGGTACCGAACTCGCGCTCACGTTGATCCGCGCGGTCGGCTGGCTGTCGCGCGGTGATCTCCGGCTGCGCAACGGACACGCCGGCCCCGGCCTGGAGACCCCGGGCGGGCAGTCGCCCGGTGGTCATCGCTTCGCTTATGCTTTGACGACTTACGGCGGCGACTACCTCCACAGCGGCGTGGTCAACCGCGCGCACGACTTCGCCTATCCACCGGCGGCAGTTACCACTGACCGGCATGCCGGCAACGGCAGCGCGCCGGTCTTGCTCCGCTGCGACAATCCCCACGTCATAGTGAGCGCGCTAACGCCGTCAAAGCGCGGCCGCTCGCTCTTGCTACGTTGTTACAACACCGCGCCGAGCGAGCAGGTCGCCCACCTCGAGATGCCGGACGCCGGCGACGTGCGGCCAGTCAACTTCCTCGAACAAGCCAGCCGTAAGCGCCTGCGGCGTCAGGCAGCCGGCTGGGAACTGCGGCTGCGCGCGGCAGAGATCGCGACACTCACAGTGACGCGACGCTAGTAGCGCCGGACTAGGCGCGCCTGCTGGCCACGTACTGGTCGGTCATGCGCTGCAAGCGATCGCTGAGAATTCGCGTCAGGTTGAGGAACACCTGCGCCGCAATGCGCGGGTAGCGCCCTTGCAAGCGCTGGAGGAAGCGCTCGTCGACCGCGAGCGCATCGAGCGCACCGGCAGCGACAACGTCGGCACTGCGCTGCCCGTGGCGCACCAAGCCCATCTCGCCGATCACCTCGCCGCGGCCGCACTCGCGGATCAGCCGGCGCTCGCCGCCGCCGCTGGCAACCACCTGCGCCACGCCCTGAAGGACGACGTACATGACATCGCCCCGCTCGCCTTGGCGCATGACGTAGTCGCCCGGCGCAAAGTGCTGCAATCGCCCCATCAACACCACCACCCGCGCTTGCCCAGGCCGCAGCCCGGCGAACAATGGGATCGTGCGCGTCGGCTCTTGCCCGAGCTTGACCGCCAACAGGTCCCACAGCGTGATGATCTTGGTGGTCGCAAGCAGCGCTGGCAGCAGCACCAGGTTGGTGCCCAGGGCGGCCGCCATCGTCACTCCCGCCAGCATGCCGAAGTTCTGGATCGGTACGAAGCTCGATCCGGC is drawn from Deltaproteobacteria bacterium and contains these coding sequences:
- a CDS encoding PTS sugar transporter subunit IIA, which codes for MAARLNNGWELAPVIVRAPFSTFEDAVEGLIEELVLAEQLPVELGGPALRAVLDRESMGSTALVEIGVSIPHARLEGVAGIIAAVAVSSSAVYYAIADVPVNIMVLVLSSPALSGEHLNFLSLLSLLLQSDATRYTLQRAPTPELLLESLRSHERFR